Proteins encoded within one genomic window of Eurosta solidaginis isolate ZX-2024a chromosome 1, ASM4086904v1, whole genome shotgun sequence:
- the LOC137245859 gene encoding uncharacterized protein: MTKKLTSVYGGIEKHMFLQSKEEKRKMEINKKYARTTPSQLRLYVAYCRDHPELLQGKNCPTSPNQVQRMWEELTSELNAMVGRPSRTCDTWRESLRNWRKQLRSRARKFSAERRKTGGGQNPVAELTDFEQQALEVFGIAAVEGHSTSRLGFQNANNAENIPPTPEELPLEISPPAFAEDTNEFALFCLVVSESPSRTSSRPVTPNPVPRSAAASNSAAPNADTPRQVLLSTSRNRRRSAKDEILELVQQDMRNRRHEQTRLAEFQDNLGNGLMSLVAAIEEMVALQRQHLD; this comes from the exons ATGACGAAGAAACTCACCAGTGTGTATGGTGGAAttgaaaaacatatgtttttgcaatcaaaagaagaaaaaaggaaaatggaaatcaacaa aaaATATGCACGTACCACCCCGTCCCAGTTGCGACTATATGTGGCATATTGTAGGGATCATCCCGAGCTCCTGCAGGGTAAAAACTGCCCCACATCGCCAAATCAGGTTCAAAGGATGTGGGAGGAGCTCACATCTGAATTGAATGCGATGGTGGGGCGGCCATCAAGAACATGCGATACCTGGCGAGAG AGTTTGCGAAACTGGCGAAAACAGTTGCGTTCCCGGGCCCGAAAATTTTCTGCCGAGAGGAGAAAGACAGGTGGTGGGCAAAATCCTGTGGCAGAGCTCACTGACTTCGAGCAGCAAGCGTTAGAGGTGTTTGGGATTGCTGCTGTGGAGGGCCACTCAACCTCAAGGCTCGGCTTCCAG aacGCCAACAATGCCGAAAATATTCCTCCAACGCCAGAGGAATTACCACTGGAAATTTCACCACCTGCTTTTGCGGAAGATACGAACGAGTTTGCCTTGTTTTGCTTAGTGGTAAGTGAATCGCCCAGTCGAACTTCCTCACGTCCTGTTACTCCCAATCCCGTGCCACGTAGTGCTGCTGCGAGCAATTCTGCCGCGCCGAATGCTGATACGCCCAGACAAGTTTTGTTGTCAACGTCACGCAACAGAAGAAGGAGCGCTAAGGATGAAATTTTGGAATTGGTGCAACAGGACATGAGGAACAGACGTCATGAACAGACAAGACTGGCTGAGTTCCAAGACAATTTGGGAAATGGGTTGATGTCGTTAGTTGCGGCAATTGAGGAGATGGTGGCATTGCAAAGACAACACCTGGACTAA